In bacterium, the following are encoded in one genomic region:
- a CDS encoding ribonuclease PH — VAADVDANVVMTGAGNLIEVQATAEGKLYDRAALDRLLDLATKGINELVELQRKILQG, encoded by the coding sequence GTGGCCGCCGACGTGGACGCCAACGTGGTGATGACCGGCGCCGGAAACCTGATCGAGGTCCAGGCCACCGCCGAAGGCAAGCTCTACGACCGCGCCGCCCTCGACCGGCTGCTCGATCTTGCCACCAAGGGGATCAACGAGCTGGTGGAGCTCCAGCGCAAGATCCTGCAAGGATGA